DNA from Acidobacteriota bacterium:
TGGTGGAGAAACTGCGGGAGAACAACTGGAACATCTCGAGGACGGCCGAAGTCATCGGGACGCCGAGAAGTAACCTGTACAAGAAGCTGGAGCTGTACAATATCAAGCAGGAGGGAGACTAGTGGGGACGGTTTCGTCGCCTGCGTACGGCGGCCTGCGTGCGCCGCCAGAACGGGCGCTGGAACCGGTCAGCGTTTCGCCGCAGTGAGCCAGACGACCGCTGTTTCCGGAGTGCGGGCGGTACGGATGCCGTCGGCATCACCGGGAAGGGAGGAAAGTCCGAACTCCGCAGGGCAGTGCGCCGGGTAACGCCCGGTCAGGGTGACCTGAAGGAAAGTGGCACAGAAAATATACCGCCCGCGTCGTGGTCCGGTAGTGCCGGTTCGGGAGTGTCGCGCAGAGGATCACGCGCGACAACTCCTTCCAAGTGCGCCGAGCAAGCCACTTGGGTGAGGAGTGTCGCGCAGAGGATCGCGCGCGACAACTCCTTCCAAGTGCGCCGCTCCAGCAAAGTGGGGTACAGGAAGAAGGAGGGAGATCCCAACCGGCAATACCGGGCCACGGCGAGGGTAAGGGTGAAAAGGTGCGGTAATAGCGCACCGCGCCCGCGGCAACGCGGGTGGCAGGCAAAACCCCGCACGGAGCAAGACCAAATAGGGAGGCGCAACAGGGTGGCCCGCCCGATGCCTCCGGGTAGGTTGCTGGACCCCGTCAGCGATGGCGGGGCTAGAGGAATGGTCGTCACCCCGAGCGAGGCCTTCGGCGCTCGTACAGCACGGGCGCTCGGGCCGAGTCGAGGGGTACAGAATTCGGCTTACGGTTCGCTGCGGCACTTACTGGGGACGATTTCAAGACCTGCGTGCGGCGGTCTGCTTCTGGGCNNNNNNNNNNNNNNNNNCCTGCGTGTGGCGGTCTGCTTCCGGGCCGCGAGAACGGGTCTTGAAATCGGTTCGATTCCTCTGAGGAGTAGTGATGGCGGCATACCTGGTGACGGGAGGCGCGGGATTCATCGGCTCGCACATGGTCGAGGAACTGGTGCGCCGGCGTGAACGCGTCCGCGTGGTGGACAGTCTCGTCACGGGCTCGCTGCGGAATCTCGCCGCTGTCGCTTCGTCCGTCGAATTCATCCAGGGCGATCTGGCTGATGCGGCCGTGGCGCGTCAGGCGGTGGCGGGGATGGATTACGTCCTGCACCAGGCGGCGATTCCATCGGTGCCGCGCTCGGTCGCTGATCCGGTGACCTCGCACCGATCAATTGTCGACGCCACGCTCAACGTGCTGGTGGCAGCACGGGATGCGGGCGTCAGACGAATGATCTACGCCGGGTCGTCGTCTGTGTACGGGAATCAGCCAACCCTCCCAAAACACGAAGACATGGTGCCGCTGCCGCTCTCGCCGTACGCGCTGCAGAAGGTCGTCGGAGAACAATACTGTCAGATGTTCACGGCGCTCTACGGACTGGAGACGGTATCGACGCGGTACTTCAACGTCTTCGGGCCGAGACAGGATCCGTCTTCGCCGTATTCGGGCGTGCTCTCGGTGTTCGCCCGCGCGGTCGTCGCGGGG
Protein-coding regions in this window:
- a CDS encoding NAD-dependent epimerase/dehydratase family protein is translated as MAAYLVTGGAGFIGSHMVEELVRRRERVRVVDSLVTGSLRNLAAVASSVEFIQGDLADAAVARQAVAGMDYVLHQAAIPSVPRSVADPVTSHRSIVDATLNVLVAARDAGVRRMIYAGSSSVYGNQPTLPKHEDMVPLPLSPYALQKVVGEQYCQMFTALYGLETVSTRYFNVFGPRQDPSSPYSGVLSVFARAVVAGGVPTIHGDGEQTRDFTYVANVVDGVLKACHASGAAGHVFNVATGGRISLNQVFGVVQRLAGTHITPRYGPERAGDVRHSQADISRARAVLHYEPTVSLEDGLAQTIAWFKSDPASQSLPE